The genomic DNA TTAAGCTTAGCTTTTAGCTTAAAAATATTGTTGGAATGAATAAATAATCTCATGGTTAACCGTATCTTCCTGATCCCTCTGTAGCTTGCTAAGCATATTGTCTATCCTATATTGTCCCTCAATACACCTTTATAATGAGGTCTTTTTTACATTAATTCATTAAATATCAAAAAGCATATTATAGGTAAACATAAGTATGAATTTTCTTTACTTATTGCTGAGAAGTATTTTGTATGGGGCTGATTTAATAGAATCAGTGAAAAAATATTTTATCAAGAAGTTGATGAACATTTCGGAATAAGATAAAAATATATGTGGGCCCACCAGGACTTGAACCTGGGACCACCTGATTATGAGTCAGGTGCTCTAACCAACTGAGCTATAGGCCCTTATACTATGTTGATGTGTGTATGAAGAAACGGTATTTGTTAAAATTATACGCAATTGTTGGTGCATATACTCTAAAATTACCACAACGCCAATCATATATTCCACAAATATACATAATTTTACAAATATGAAAGCACAATCACTACCAAATAAATATCTTATTGTAGTAGTAGGACCTACAGCTGTAGGAAAGACCGACCTTTGTATATATATAGCTCAGTATTTTAAAACTGAAATTATTTCGGCTGATTCTAGACAGTACTACCAATGCATGCGTATAGGCACAGCACAACCTACTATAGCGCAGCGGCAAGAAGTAAGGCATCATTTTATTGATTGCTTTCCTATAAATACATTTTATAGTGCAGGTAAATTTGGTAAAGAGTCGCTTGATTTAATTAACGACTTATTTAATAAACATCAATATCTTCTTCTTACTGGAGGTTCAGGATTGTATATCCAAGCAGTTTGTGAAGGACTTGATGAAATGCCTGAAATATCTTTGGAGATTAGGGGCTACTTTAATAATAAATATAAAAAAGAGGGATTAAGTGCACTTGTTAAAGAATTATCTATACAAGATCCTGATTATTATAAAATAGTGGATTTAAATAATCCACAGCGTGTTATAAGAGCTCTTGAGGTTTGTATGGCTACTGGAAAACCTTATTCTCAATTTCGGTTACAAAAAAAGGAAGAGCATGTTAGGCCTTTTAAAATGATAAAAATAGGTTTGAACCTTGACCGTAATTTACTTTACCAACGTATTGACCAACGTGTAGATCAAATGATGGAACAAGGTTTATTAGAAGAAGTTAGGGCACTATATCCTTATAGAGATTGTAATGCTTTGCAAACTGTTGGATATCAAGAATTGTTTGGCTATTTGGATAAACGATATACCCTTGAAGAAGCCATTAGCTTAATTAAAAGAAATACTAGAAGGTATGCTAAAAGGCAGCTTACATGGTTTACAAGACAAACTGATATTAAGTGGTTTTCTCCTAATGAACTAGAAGCTATTATCGGTTATATACATGCTTTTACAGGAGATATAGGAATAAGTTAACTACTCCAATCATTGCTTATAAAATTTTAAAATCACGTAAGAATTAAAATTATTAGGTCTCTATTAAAGAATATGATTGGGTAGATTTTCAATTAAGATACCACCATTACAACTCACACATCCCCTTTATATTTAGTCCTTATAAAATTGTAATTGTATAGGCAAAACTAAATTTATTAAAAAACTTAAATTTAGTTGGCTAATTTCAGTTATTATTCTAACTTTATGCTCAATAAAACACATGCCAAATAAGCAAAAAAATATTTTTAAAATATTTGGAGAGCTGCTTAATAGGTTGTTAATTTGCAATGTTTCAAATATATAAATTTTAATTTTTTAAGTAAAACACGCCTTAGTTAGGTACTTTAAATAACGGTTTAAAGTTTTAGCCAGGCTTTATATAAAGTTTAACTCATATGACTAATATAGTAAAAAAAATAAAAAATGTGAACTCTTTAGCTTTGTTCACTAAGTTGGTAGGGCTAGCAGTAGTGTTTAGCGTTGTTTCTTGTGGTTGTGGTAAGAATAATAGTAAAGTTACTGCGGCTGGTGAGATAAAAGATAATAAAGTTGAATTAACTATCAGCACTAAAGACCCTAAAAAGGTAGAAGATATCAAAATAAAGTTAGTAGAGATAAAGGCTGAAAAAGATGGTAAGCCAGTAGACGCTGCAGTTACCCCTGGGTTAAAAAATTTCAATGTAGGAGAGGAAAAAGCTTTAAAAAGTTTAACTGATAAAAAGGATATTACAGAAAAAGTTCCTGTAGTTCTTACCTTTGATTTTGTAGATGACAAGAAAATTAATGAGGGTACAATGGATAAAGTTACTGTTAGATTTGAGATAATAGAAGGTAAAGAAACTGTAGAGGTAGTAGCAGAATGGCCAACAAAAAAATAAATTATTGACTTAGATAATTAAAAATATCTGAGTATCAAAATTTAAAAAGGGAGTATCTAACAAGATGCTTCCTTTTTTTTATCTATAATGTACTAAATATTGTAGTTTTAAGTGTTCCTTAGCTCCAGCTAGTATACAATCGTTATTTATATACAAGCGAGCATACGCGTGAGTGTAGTATGCTTAAAATAATTAGAAAAGGGCTATAGTTCTCCTCTCTACTATATATTCCCCTCTGTCGAGTTTTAAATTACACTTTCTTATAAAAACTAAATTGGACTCTTAATCCCCTGTAAATCTTCAAGTTAGATAGTAAATAAATGTTAAGATTTGCTACCAATTATCACAATAAATCTTTAACTTTTAAATAGAGCAGAGTCGTAAAAGGAGAGATTAGC from Candidatus Amoebophilus asiaticus 5a2 includes the following:
- the miaA gene encoding tRNA (adenosine(37)-N6)-dimethylallyltransferase MiaA, with product MKAQSLPNKYLIVVVGPTAVGKTDLCIYIAQYFKTEIISADSRQYYQCMRIGTAQPTIAQRQEVRHHFIDCFPINTFYSAGKFGKESLDLINDLFNKHQYLLLTGGSGLYIQAVCEGLDEMPEISLEIRGYFNNKYKKEGLSALVKELSIQDPDYYKIVDLNNPQRVIRALEVCMATGKPYSQFRLQKKEEHVRPFKMIKIGLNLDRNLLYQRIDQRVDQMMEQGLLEEVRALYPYRDCNALQTVGYQELFGYLDKRYTLEEAISLIKRNTRRYAKRQLTWFTRQTDIKWFSPNELEAIIGYIHAFTGDIGIS